In the genome of Rhodamnia argentea isolate NSW1041297 chromosome 3, ASM2092103v1, whole genome shotgun sequence, one region contains:
- the LOC125314362 gene encoding putative F-box/LRR-repeat protein At3g18150: MAGTNVHGVIHRKSSGDRLSRTEGNRAPPLRPRDLISALPDDVIRRIFSFLPLEDVVKTSVLSKRWRSTWTTTNHLVFHGFHGLRRRNHGTYTFDFPSLVDSVLIRCTSPLVKSFHITHFKYDEACRPKLDLWLRFTEACCVEDLRLLLITGLQFLYKLPPFLYCLSWLVRLEVGLCCFSLSTTIRWPCLKVLLIEYSELSDDILERIVRGSPIFESLELHWCRGVKNIIIDSTSAKELVLIGDSFSNTEKIWAPRLLSLRVSGRNSSMFRLDDISSLVEAKIDFDVPGDMMMCCDLLTKLLEKLREVPKITIGGWCLQILSVLELKGVLSPLSNCQNLILRARVCQWDLPGIAYMLQSSQCLEKLVIHLTGLSLLKFGVDKEFEARFNFDEEDLLRSRKGNFQCLAKHLKRVEIIGFANSFGSKHLLALIKFLIGDTLGLEKTIIKADLHAQHGQKRLETADLFKVLSVSRNVLSYRRASQNAEVIFKFPCK, translated from the exons ATGGCGGGGACCAACGTCCACGGCGTCATCCACCGCAAATCCTCTGGCGACCGGCTGAGTCGCACAGAAGGAAACCGAGCTCCTCCTTTGAGGCCTAGGGATCTCATCAGCGCCTTGCCAGACGACGTGATCCGCCGCATCTTCTCGTTCCTGCCGCTCGAAGACGTCGTCAAGACCAGCGTCCTCTCCAAGCGGTGGCGGTCCACTTggaccaccaccaaccacctcgTTTTCCATGGTTTCCATGGACTCCGGCGCCGCAATCACGGCACCTACACCTTTGACTTCCCGTCCCTTGTTGACAGCGTCCTGATTCGGTGCACCTCGCCCTTGGTGAAGAGTTTCCACATCACCCACTTCAAGTACGACGAGGCCTGCCGCCCCAAGCTGGATCTCTGGCTCCGCTTCACGGAGGCGTGCTGCGTGGAGGATCTTCGCCTGCTTCTGATTACCGGGCTGCAGTTCTTGTATAAACTGCCGCCGTTCTTGTATTGCTTGAGCTGGTTGGTGCGCCTGGAAGTTGGTTTGTGCTGTTTTTCGTTGAGTACTACCATTAGGTGGCCTTGTCTTAAGGTCCTGTTGATTGAATATTCGGAGTTGAGTGATGATATCCTAGAGAGAATTGTCAGGGGAAGTCCTATTTTTGAGTCTCTCGAGTTACATTGGTGCAGGGGTGTGAAGAACATTATCATAGATTCGACGAGTGCGAAAGAGTTGGTGCTCATCGGCGACAGCTTCTCTAACACGGAGAAAATTTGGGCTCCACGTTTGCTGTCGTTGCGTGTATCAGGTCGTAATTCTTCCATGTTCAGACTCGACGATATATCTTCTTTGGTCGAAGCCAAGATAGATTTTGATGTGCCTGGTGACATGATGATGTGCTGTGATTTGCTAACGAAACTTCTTGAGAAGCTACGCGAAGTTCCTAAGATCACCATTGGCGGTTGGTGTTTGCAG ATTCTGTCTGTGTTGGAGTTGAAAGGAGTGCTATCTCCATTGTCAAATTGTCAGAATCTGATACTACGCGCACGAGTTTGTCAATGGGACCTTCCTGGCATAGCGTACATGCTACAAAGTTCCCAGTGCCTGGAAAAATTAGTTATACATCTGACTGGCCTCTCCCTATTGAAA TTTGGGGTTGACAAAGAATTTGAAGCACGTTTTAACTTTGACGAAGAAGATCTTTTGCGTTCACGGAAGGGAAACTTTCAATGTTTGGCAAAACATCTCAAGAGAGTGGAGATCATCGGTTTTGCTAATAGTTTTGGGTCGAAACATCTGCTGGCCCTGATTAAGTTTCTTATTGGTGATACACTTGGGCTGGAGAAGACGATTATCAAGGCTGATTTGCATGCGCAACATGGACAAAAACGTCTAGAGACAGCTGATCTTTTCAAAGTACTTAGTGTGAGCCGAAATGTGCTCAGCTATCGAAGAGCTTCCCAAAATGCTGAAGTTATCTTTAAATTTCCTTGTAAATAG
- the LOC125314358 gene encoding F-box protein At5g03100-like, with the protein MPETSVHGACHRESSGDRPNRTKQSPHPPPPLKRSSIPRDFISPLPDAAIHRIFSFLPLRDAVKTSVLSKRWRSTWTTTTDLVFDGQIGTLGFPSLVDSVLSQCTSPTVKKFHLTDFRYDEPDRPKVDLWLRFVAGRPVEELHLRPSFFSPVKYELPQFLYSLSWLGRLEVSLCCFSLGGIIRWPCLKTLVIEYSEFSDDILEGIFSGSPVLESVQFRGCKGVKNIIIDSTSVKELVLNDHWFSNPDRICAPHLQSLRVLGRWYHDSMFRLDDVSSLVEAELVFSIRIRTGTLVSDKKRMCCDLVKGFFEKLHGVPTITIGGWCLQILSLLELEGLPSPFFKCQNLILHGPVSQWDLPGIAYLLKSSQCLEKLDIVLTDLPLQLDLFEESAERFNFDEGDFLPSRKGNFDFLVKHLKRVEIIGFGANSFGSKHLLALIKFLLGEALVLEKLIIKTELPTCHRQKCLDAAVLSKLLGTSRNVLRYQRASKNAEVIFDYPFE; encoded by the exons aTGCCGGAGACCTCCGTGCACGGCGCCTGCCACCGCGAATCCTCCGGCGACCGGCCGAATCGCACCAAACAAAGCccacatcctcctcctcctttgaaacgGAGCAGTATCCCTAGGGATTTTATCAGCCCCTTGCCGGACGCCGCGATCCACCGCATCTTCTCGTTTCTGCCCCTCCGAGACGCCGTCAAGACCAGCGTCCTCTCCAAGCGCTGGCGGTCCACTtggaccaccaccaccgaccTTGTCTTCGATGGACAGATCGGTACCTTGGGCTTCCCGTCCCTCGTCGACAGCGTCCTGAGCCAGTGCACCTCGCCCACGGTGAAGAAATTCCACCTCACCGACTTCAGGTACGATGAGCCCGACCGCCCCAAGGTCGACCTATGGCTTCGCTTCGTGGCGGGACGCCCTGTGGAGGAGCTCCACCTGAGGCCGTCTTTCTTCTCGCCGGTAAAGTATGAACTGCCGCAGTTCTTGTATAGCTTGAGTTGGTTGGGGCGTCTGGAAGTCAGTTTGTGTTGTTTCTCATTGGGTGGGATTATTAGGTGGCCATGTCTTAAGACTTTGGTGATAGAATATTCAGAGTTCAGTGATGATATACTTGAGGGAATTTTCAGTGGAAGTCCTGTTTTAGAGTCCGTTCAGTTCCGCGGGTGCAAAGGAGTGAAGAACATTATAATAGATTCAACAAGCGTGAAAGAGTTGGTACTCAACGATCACTGGTTCTCTAATCCGGACAGAATTTGTGCCCCGCATTTGCAGTCACTGCGTGTATTAGGCAGATGGTATCATGATTCCATGTTCAGACTTGACGATGTATCTTCTTTGGTTGAAGCTGAGTTAGTTTTTTCCATTCGAATTCGAACTGGAACTCTTGTATCTGATAAAAAGAGGATGTGCTGCGACTTGGTGAAGGGATTTTTTGAGAAGCTGCACGGAGTACCTACAATCACCATTGGCGGTTGGTGCTTGCAG ATTCTGTCCCTTTTGGAGTTGGAAGGACTGCCTTCTCCATtcttcaaatgtcagaacctgaTACTACATGGGCCAGTTAGTCAATGGGACCTTCCCGGGATAGCATACTTGCTAAAAAGTTCACAGTGCCTGGAAAAATTAGACATAGTCCTGACTGACCTCCCCCTTCAG CTTGACCTCTTTGAAGAATCTGCAGAACGTTTTAACTTTGACGAAGGAGATTTTTTACCATCACGGAAGGGGAACTTCGACTTTTTGGTAAAACATCTCAAGAGAGTTGAGATCATCGGTTTTGGAGCTAATAGTTTTGGGTCAAAACATCTGCTCGCGCtgattaagtttcttcttggGGAAGCACTTGTGCTGGAGAAGTTGATTATCAAGACTGAATTGCCCACATGCCACAGACAAAAATGCCTTGATGCTGCTGTTCTGTCGAAACTACTTGGCACGAGCCGAAACGTACTCAGATATCAAAGAGCTTCCAAAAATGCCGAGGTTATCTTTGATTATCCTTTCGAATAG